The window GGCGACCATTATCAACCACTTGGGCCGCCTGCAGAAAGAGCAGGGCCTGGACATTTCGGTCGCTAACCCCGGCGAAGAAGCGGTTGAGCAGGTGCGTAAAATCTACAAGCGTTTAAGCAAGCGTCAGGAAGCGGGGCATTTCAATGATGACGGCAGCATTAAGCTGCGTCCAATTGTTGAGCAGACCAGCCCGCGCATGGGCTATGATCAAGTGCGCTTGGCGCTGCTGTTTGTGGAATAAAGCCGGCCGCTGAGCTAATGTGGATCAGCATAGGCGTTTTGCAATAAGCGCCTTCGCTTTTTTAGCCGTCACTGGCTTTGCCTGAACCGGCCCGGCGCTTCAGGCAATTAGTTGGGCTGTTTTATTCCATTTTGAGCAGCATCAGTTAAACTGGGGAATATTCCTAAACCACCATTTTTACAATTATGGCGCTCACGGCTTGGTACACGCTTCGAAAATTTGTCTATAACAACTTGCATAATGATGACTATGAAACAGCATTCAGCCGCGGCCTCAACTATTTTCTAATTCTGCTGATTCTCGGCAATGCGGCCGCCGTGCTGCTGGAATCGGTCAATGATATCTATCAGTCCTACCGGTTATTCTTTGACCTTTTTGAAAATATCTCCATTGCTATTTTCAGCTTTGAATATCTGCTGCGGATCTGGTCGGCGGCTGAGCATGAGCCTTTTGAGTCGGCATGGAAAAACCGCCTCAAATGGGTGAAGAGCGGCGGCGCGGTGATTGACCTGCTGGCGATTTTGCCGGCCTATATCAATTTCTTTGTGCCGATCGACCTGCGTTTCTTAAGAATCCTGCGCTTATTGCGGCTGCTGAAGCTCACCCGCTATTTTGTTTCCCTGCAGATTTTGCTGCGGGTCATTGAGCGGGAAAAAGGCGCCTTTCAGGCGGTTATTTTTATTCTCAGCATCATGATTGTCATGGCGGCGGCCAGCGTCTATGTGGTGGAAAATAAAGCCCAGCCGGAGGTGTTCAACTCCATACCGGCGTCAATGTGGTGGGCCGTAGTGACTTTAACCACGGTCGGCTATGGCGATGTCACGCCGATTACCCCTTTAGGGCGCTTTTTAGGGGCAATTATCACTATTCTGGGGGTCGGGCTGGCGGCCTTGCCTGCCGGTATTCTGGCTAATGGCTTAGCCAATGAGCTGCAGCAGCGCAAGCAGTTTTTGGAGCTGAAATTCAGGGAACTGCTGCAGCGCTCTGAAATTGACTTGGCGGCGGATCAGGAAAAAATTGAGGAAATACGCAAAGAGGTCGGGCTGACGACGGAGCAAACCCACGACATTATTCTGCAGCTGATCCGCGAGCAGCGCGAAGAAGCGCTCAAGCAGGAGCGCGAGCAGTATGCCTATTGCCCGCATTGCGGCAAGAAACTGCCTGAATTGTAGCTAAGGCTGCCTATGCACGGCAGCCATTCCGCAGCC is drawn from Acinetobacter sp. WCHAc010034 and contains these coding sequences:
- a CDS encoding ion transporter, with the protein product MALTAWYTLRKFVYNNLHNDDYETAFSRGLNYFLILLILGNAAAVLLESVNDIYQSYRLFFDLFENISIAIFSFEYLLRIWSAAEHEPFESAWKNRLKWVKSGGAVIDLLAILPAYINFFVPIDLRFLRILRLLRLLKLTRYFVSLQILLRVIEREKGAFQAVIFILSIMIVMAAASVYVVENKAQPEVFNSIPASMWWAVVTLTTVGYGDVTPITPLGRFLGAIITILGVGLAALPAGILANGLANELQQRKQFLELKFRELLQRSEIDLAADQEKIEEIRKEVGLTTEQTHDIILQLIREQREEALKQEREQYAYCPHCGKKLPEL